From one Mycolicibacterium sp. HK-90 genomic stretch:
- a CDS encoding acyl-CoA dehydrogenase family protein, whose translation MSEERQLLRETVAALVDKHASPEAVRAAMESERGYDEKLWGLLCEQVGAAALVVPEELGGAGGELADAAVVLEELGKALVPTPLLGTTLAELALLAVDAHEPLEGLAEGTSIGTVVFDSDYVINGDVADVVIAADGENLTRWTTFTATPKTTMDLTRRLSAVIPGDTVALGADPGLADTAALLMAAEQIGAASRCLDLTVAYTKDRVQFGRAIGSFQALKHRMADLYVKVSSARAVVNDAITAPSPTNASLARYFASEALSAVTAEAIQLHGGIAITWESDIQLYFKRAHGSAQLLGPPREHLRRLEAQVF comes from the coding sequence ATGAGTGAAGAACGGCAACTACTGCGCGAGACCGTCGCCGCCCTCGTGGACAAACACGCCTCCCCCGAGGCCGTCCGCGCGGCGATGGAATCCGAGCGCGGCTACGACGAAAAGCTGTGGGGCCTGCTGTGCGAGCAGGTCGGTGCGGCTGCCCTCGTGGTCCCCGAGGAGCTCGGTGGCGCCGGGGGCGAACTCGCCGACGCCGCAGTGGTTCTCGAAGAGCTCGGCAAGGCCCTGGTGCCGACCCCGCTGCTGGGCACCACGCTCGCCGAGCTCGCGCTGCTGGCCGTCGACGCTCACGAACCGCTCGAGGGACTTGCCGAGGGCACGTCCATCGGTACCGTCGTCTTCGACTCCGACTACGTCATCAACGGGGACGTGGCCGATGTCGTCATCGCCGCCGACGGGGAGAACCTGACCCGCTGGACCACGTTCACCGCCACCCCCAAGACCACGATGGATCTCACCCGTCGGCTGTCCGCGGTGATCCCCGGCGACACCGTCGCCCTCGGCGCCGATCCCGGCCTGGCCGACACCGCGGCCCTGCTGATGGCCGCCGAGCAGATCGGTGCCGCCTCACGCTGCCTCGACCTGACCGTTGCCTACACCAAGGACCGGGTGCAGTTCGGCCGCGCGATCGGCAGCTTCCAAGCGCTCAAGCACCGGATGGCCGACCTGTACGTCAAGGTGTCCTCCGCTCGCGCTGTCGTCAACGATGCCATCACCGCCCCGTCACCCACGAATGCATCCCTGGCCCGCTACTTTGCCAGCGAGGCGTTGTCCGCGGTGACCGCTGAGGCCATCCAGCTGCACGGTGGCATCGCCATCACCTGGGAGAGCGACATCCAGCTGTACTTCAAGCGGGCGCACGGCAGTGCCCAGCTGCTCGGGCCCCCGCGGGAGCACCTGCGCCGGCTCGAAGCTCAGGTCTTCTAG